One segment of Brevinematales bacterium DNA contains the following:
- a CDS encoding TraB/GumN family protein, translated as MFRKGLVSALWIVFFALLASSCGQGVVKPADKGRLFFWKAVGVSNTVYLMGSVHAADESIYPLDPVIENAFSNSDYLVLELDPYKSQTAINVLIMKEGMYFGKDSLSNNIPPALYQSLGAYTQDKKLSMQVLDRMKPWLVGFTLSGINMQNSGAQAASGIETYFLNRIGETKPVLELETAEFQIKLFSRMNLTNQIHFLASQMQPPETMKNQFAVLLNLWKTGNIEDFEKFVLYPKDNWEKEFNKSLIDDRNITMTEKIMQFLRGGGTYFVIVGAAHYVGEKGIISLLEQKGIKILRY; from the coding sequence ATGTTTCGTAAGGGTTTAGTTTCCGCGTTATGGATCGTCTTTTTCGCGCTGCTGGCCTCGTCGTGCGGACAGGGGGTTGTCAAACCCGCCGATAAGGGGCGGCTCTTTTTCTGGAAAGCGGTGGGCGTCAGCAATACGGTATATCTGATGGGGTCGGTGCACGCGGCGGACGAATCGATCTACCCGCTCGACCCGGTTATCGAGAACGCGTTCAGCAACTCGGATTACCTCGTCTTGGAGCTTGACCCGTATAAATCCCAGACCGCTATCAATGTCCTCATTATGAAGGAGGGAATGTATTTCGGGAAGGACAGCCTTTCGAATAACATCCCCCCGGCATTGTACCAATCGCTGGGCGCATACACCCAGGATAAAAAACTCTCCATGCAGGTGCTCGACCGGATGAAGCCGTGGCTCGTCGGGTTCACCCTGTCCGGCATCAATATGCAGAACTCCGGGGCGCAGGCCGCATCGGGGATAGAGACCTATTTCCTCAACCGAATCGGGGAAACCAAACCCGTACTCGAACTGGAAACCGCCGAGTTTCAGATCAAACTTTTCTCGAGGATGAATCTCACCAATCAAATCCATTTTCTCGCGAGCCAGATGCAGCCTCCCGAAACAATGAAAAACCAGTTTGCTGTATTATTGAACCTGTGGAAAACGGGCAATATCGAGGATTTCGAGAAATTTGTTTTGTACCCGAAAGATAATTGGGAGAAGGAATTCAATAAATCGCTCATCGATGACCGAAATATAACTATGACGGAAAAAATAATGCAATTCCTGCGCGGCGGCGGAACCTATTTCGTTATTGTCGGGGCGGCGCATTATGTCGGCGAGAAGGGGATTATCAGCCTTCTCGAACAAAAGGGTATCAAAATTCTAAGATACTAA